A single Anopheles arabiensis isolate DONGOLA chromosome X, AaraD3, whole genome shotgun sequence DNA region contains:
- the LOC120906828 gene encoding glutamate receptor ionotropic, kainate 2-like isoform X3, producing the protein MSTFGLFALLLITQLAAVIGYHHGDLDESVEHIKIGGLFDGATEDVELAFQYAVEAVNNEKLSYSNYQLEAQAVQVKYGDQFDASKKLCRLLKTGVAGIFGPSSPKSALHVQSVCDEKEMPHIETRWDAYTKLPTLNLHPHPHIMGRVFLDLVVAFEWKSFTVLYESGPWLPGIADLLKMYDPKGYTVTVRQLDLGLHGNYRAVLRRVKLSEDKRIILACSVDSMPEVLRQAQQVGLLTDHHQIIVTSLDLHTIDLEPYQYSGTNITGVRLIDPEEDKIRQVADFLNASQIAKTLELQDGLNPAKMRVETALMYDAVLLFAEALKHLIGSEPAHLLEPIALRCDDTATWKNGYSVINYMKSSSIHGLTRSIRFDHQGHRSDFLLDIIELGPAGLEKVGVWNSTEGLNFTRKKEQTLLAFDDGTLQNRTFLVLTAISPPYGMLKDSPVKLTGNERFEGFGIDLIHELSLMLGFNYTFILQEDGVYGSLNRDTKKWNGMVLELLEWRADLAITDLTITSDRESAVDFTMPFMNLGISILYRKPTKEPPSLFSFMSPFSKQVWLYLGGAYMMVSMSLFILGRISPKEWDNPYPCIEEPEELENQFSFSNSMWFTIGALLQQGSEIAPKAPATRAVASIWWFFTLIMVSSYTANLAAFLTVEQVVSPISNAEDLAAAGGTIKYGAKRDGSTISFFKDAEYGTYAKMYQYMMANQELLTSSNPEGLQRVKTENYAFLMESTSIEYIVERECDVTQIGGLLDDKGYGIAMRKNSPYRSALSEAVLRLQEQGVLTSLKRKWWKEKRGGGACSNTMEEGGALALELANVGGVFVLLIVGCVAALFVSFCEMLCEVHSRTRELKVPFREELMAELRFVAKCHGNTKPVRHRKSSSASGENSLELDVEDSTSSSKQDISGSGMGDRLPTGNQRRQNGGKLALNGNTRKMLPED; encoded by the exons ATGTCGACGTTCGGGCTGTTCGCACTATTGTTGATCACTCAACTAGCCGCTGTCATCGGCTACCACCATGGCGATCTGGACGAGAGCGTGGAGCACATtaaaatcg GTGGACTGTTCGATGGTGCGACCGAGGATGTGGAGCTCGCCTTCCAGTATGCGGTCGAGGCGGTCAACAACGAGAAGCTGTCGTACTCGAACTACCAGCTCGAGGCGCAGGCAGTGCAGGTGAAGTACGGCGATCAGTTCGACGCGTCCAAGAAGCTCTGCCGCCTGCTGAAG acgGGAGTGGCCGGCATCTTTGGTCCCTCGTCGCCCAAGTCGGCCCTGCACGTGCAGAGCGTCTGCGACGAGAAGGAGATGCCGCACATCGAGACGCGCTGGGACGCGTACACCAAGCTGCCCACGCTCAACCTGCACCCGCACCCGCACATCATGGGGCGCGTCTTTCTCGATCTGGTCGTGGCGTTCGAGTGGAAGTCGTTCACCGTGCTGTACGAGTCCGGGCCCTGGCTGCCGGGCATCGCCGACCTGCTGAAGATGTACGACCCGAAGGGGTACACGGTGACGGTGCGGCAGCTGGATCTCGGGCTGCACGGCAACTATCGGGCGGTGCTGCGGCGCGTCAAGCTGTCGGAGGATAAGCGCATCATACTGGCCTGCTCGGTCGACTCCATGCCGGAGGTGCTGCGGCAGGCCCAGCAGGTCGGGCTGCTGACCGATCACCACCAGATCATCGTGACCTCGCTCGATCTGCACACGATCGATCTCGAGCCGTACCAGTACAGTGGCACCAACATTACCGGCGTGCGGCTGATCGACCCGGAGGAGGACAAGATCCGGCAGGTGGCCGACTTCCTGAACGCGTCCCAGATAGCGAAGACGCTCGAGCTGCAGGACGGGCTGAACCCGGCGAAGATGCGCGTGGAGACGGCCCTCATGTACGATgcggtgctgctgtttgccgAGGCGCTCAAGCACCTGATCGGCAGCGAGCCGGCCCACCTGCTCGAACCGATCGCGCTCCGGTGTGACGATACGGCGACGTGGAAGAACGGGTACAGCGTGATCAACTACATGAAGAGCTCCAGCATACACGGGCTGACGCGCAGCATCCGGTTCGACCATCAGGGGCACCGGTCGGACTTTCTGCTGGACATTATCGAGCTCGGGCCGGCCGGGCTGGAGAAGGTGGGCGTCTGGAACTCGACCGAGGGGCTTAACTTTACGCGCAAAAAGGAACAGACGCTGCTGGCGTTCGACGACGGGACGCTGCAGAACCGAACCTTTCTCGTGCTGACTGCGATC TCGCCGCCGTACGGTATGCTGAAGGACTCGCCCGTGAAGCTGACCGGCAACGAGCGGTTCGAAGGCTTCGGCATCGATCTCATCCACGAGCTGTCGCTGATGTTGGGCTTCAACTACACCTTCATACTGCAGGAGGACGGCGtgtacggctcgctcaaccggGACACCAAGAAATGGAACGGCATGGTGCTGGAACTACTGGAGTGG CGCGCCGACCTAGCTATTACTGACCTCACCATCACGTCCGACCGCGAAAGTGCCGTCGACTTTACGATGCCCTTCATGAACCTGGGCATCTCGATACTGTACCGCAAGCCCACGAAGGAACCACCGTCGCTGTTCTCGTTCATGTCGCCGTTCTCCAAGCAGGTGTGGCTGTACCTGGGCGGTGCCTACATGATGGTCTCGATGTCGCTGTTCATCCTCGGCCGCATCTCGCCCAAAGAGTGGGACAACCCGTACCCCTGCATCGAGGAGCCGGAAGAGCTGGAGAACCAGTTCAGCTTCAGCAACTCGATGTGGTTCACGATCGGTGCGCTACTGCAGCAAGGTTCGGAAATTGCGCCGAA AGCACCGGCAACGCGTGCCGTCGCTTCGATCTGGTGGTTCTTCACGCTCATCATGGTATCGTCCTACACGGCCAATCTGGCGGCCTTCCTCACGGTCGAGCAGGTCGTGTCGCCGATCAGCAATGCGGAGGATCTGGCGGCGGCCGGCGGCACGATCAAGTACGGTGCCAAGCGCGACGGCAGCACGATCAGCTTCTTCAAGGACGCAGAGTACGGCACGTACGCGAAGATGTACCAGTACATGATGGCGAACCAGGAGCTGCTGACCTCCTCCAATCCCGAGGGGCTGCAGCGCGTCAAGACGGAGAACTACGCCTTCCTGATGGAGTCCACCTCGATCGAGTACATCGTGGAGCGGGAGTGTGACGTCACGCAGATCGGGGGCCTGCTCGACGACAAGGGCTACGGGATAGCGATGCGCAAGA ATTCGCCGTACCGCAGTGCGCTGAGCGAAGCCGTACTGCGGCTGCAGGAACAGGGCGTCCTAACCTCGCTAAAGCGCAAATGGTGGAAGGAGAAGCGTGGCGGTGGCGCTTGTTCG AACACGATGGAGGAGGGTGGAGCACTTGCGCTCGAGCTAGCAAACGTTGGCGGCGTCTTCGTACTGCTCATTGTTGGCTGCGTCGCCGCCCTGTTCGTCAGCTTCTGCGAGATGCTGTGTGAAGTGCACAGCCGCACGCGCGAACTGAAG